The Micromonospora siamensis genome contains the following window.
TGGCGTACATCGTGGTGCTCAACCCACTGATCCTGGGCGGTGCCGTCGACGGCGACGGCAACAAGCTCCCGATCCCCGCGCTGGCCGCCGCGACGGCGCTGGTGGCCGGCCTGATGACGATCCTGATGGGCGTGGTCGGACGCTTCCCGATGGCCCTCGCCGCCGGACTGGGCGTCAACGCGCTGGTGGCCTTCGAGATCGCCCCGGAGATGACCTGGGCGGACGCGATGGGTCTGGTGGTGATCGAGGGCGTGGTGATCGCGATCCTCGTGCTCACCGGGCTGCGTACGGCGGTGTTCCGTTCGGTGCCCACCCAGCTGAAGACGGCGATCGGCGTCGGCATCGGGCTCTTCCTGACCATCATCGGCCTGGTCGACGCCGGCTTCGTGCGCCGGGTTCCGGACGCGGCGAACACGACCGTGCCGGTGGGCCTGGGCATCAACGGCAAGATCGTCAGCTGGCCGATGCTGGTCTTCGTGGTAGGCCTGCTGGTGACCATCGTGCTGGTGGTACGCCGGGTGCGCGGCGCGATCCTGATCGGCATCCTCGCCTCCACCGTGCTGGCGATCGTCGTGGAGGCCATCGCCAAGGTCGGCCCGTCGTTCGTCAACGGTCAGCCGAACCCGAAGGGCTGGTCGCTGAACGTGCCGGCGCTGCCGGAGAAGGTGGTGGACGTCCCCGACCTGTCCCTGATCGGCAACTTCAACGTGCTGGACTCGTGGACCCGGGTCGGCTGGCTGGTGCCGCTGATGTTCGTCTTCACGCTGCTGATCACGGACTTCTTCGACACCATGGGCACGATGGTCGCGATCGGCCAGGAGGGGGGCATGCTCGACGAGCGGGGCACCCCGCCCCGGGCGCGGGAGATCCTGCTGGTCGACTCGATCGCCGCGGCGGCGGGCGGCACGGCCAGCGTCTCGAGCAACACGTCGTACATCGAGAGTGCCGCCGGTGTCGCCGAGGGCGCCCGGACCGGCGTGGCCAACCTGGTCACCGGCGCGCTGTTCCTGCTGGCGATGTTCCTGGCGCCGCTGGCGACGGTGGTGCCGTTCGAGGCGGCCTCCACCGCGCTGGTGGTGGTGGGCTTCCTGATGATGACCGCGGTGCGGACCATCGACTGGACCGACTACGAGATCGCCGTTCCGGCGTTCCTCACCATCGTGCTGATGCCGTTCACGTACTCGATCTCGAACGGCATCGGCGCCGGCATCATCACCTACGTCCTGGTGAAGCTCGCCAAGGGCAAGGCGCGGGAGATCCACCCGCTGCTGTACTTCGTGGCGCTGCTGTTCGTGCTGTACTTCCTGCGCGGGCCGATCGAGTCCGCGGTGCTCTGACGCCCCACTCCGGGCCGGGGCCGAATCGGGCACCCGGTCCGGAGCAGGGCAAACCTCCCGTGAGTGTGGTCATATCGCATGTCGTTAGCCATGCTCATTAGATAAGCTAACGACTGTGACGGAGCGGACGGTGACGGCGGAACGCGTGCCACCGGCGCAGCTGGCCCCCCAGCTGCGGGATGCGATCACCCGGCTCAACCGGCGGGTCCGACAGGCCCGCCCGGTCGGTGACCTGACGGTCACCCAGCTCTCCGCGCTGACCAGCCTCAAGCTGGCCGGCGCGCTGACCCCACGGGAGCTGGCCGACATCGAGCGGGTGCAGCCGCCCACGATGACCAAGATCGTCGCGAAGCTGGAGGAGCGCGGCCTCGTGCAGCGCACCCCCCACCCGACCGACGGGCGGCAGGTCATCCTGGCGGCGACCGAGGGGGGCCGGGCCGTGCTCGACCAGTTCGAGCGGGCCCGCAACGAGTGGCTGGCCAGCCGACTGGCCGCCCTCGGCGAGGAGGAACGCGACACGCTGCGGCGGGCCGCGGAGATCCTCCAGCAGCTCGCCCGCGCCTGACCGCGCCTCGCGGTCCGCGCCGTCCGACGTCGATGACGCGTACGCGCGACCCGAGGAGGCGCACCAAGAGTGCAGGCGAAGCTGAGCACGATGTTCCAGTCCCTGAAAGTCCGCAACTACCGGCTCTTCGCCACCGGGCAGCTGATCAAGCTGATCGGCGTCTGGATGATGTTCATCGC
Protein-coding sequences here:
- a CDS encoding NCS2 family permease, with amino-acid sequence MAIAPPPDHGTVPDPAHPRSGFDRFFEVSARGSTMSREVRGGLATFFTMAYIVVLNPLILGGAVDGDGNKLPIPALAAATALVAGLMTILMGVVGRFPMALAAGLGVNALVAFEIAPEMTWADAMGLVVIEGVVIAILVLTGLRTAVFRSVPTQLKTAIGVGIGLFLTIIGLVDAGFVRRVPDAANTTVPVGLGINGKIVSWPMLVFVVGLLVTIVLVVRRVRGAILIGILASTVLAIVVEAIAKVGPSFVNGQPNPKGWSLNVPALPEKVVDVPDLSLIGNFNVLDSWTRVGWLVPLMFVFTLLITDFFDTMGTMVAIGQEGGMLDERGTPPRAREILLVDSIAAAAGGTASVSSNTSYIESAAGVAEGARTGVANLVTGALFLLAMFLAPLATVVPFEAASTALVVVGFLMMTAVRTIDWTDYEIAVPAFLTIVLMPFTYSISNGIGAGIITYVLVKLAKGKAREIHPLLYFVALLFVLYFLRGPIESAVL
- a CDS encoding MarR family winged helix-turn-helix transcriptional regulator, with amino-acid sequence MTERTVTAERVPPAQLAPQLRDAITRLNRRVRQARPVGDLTVTQLSALTSLKLAGALTPRELADIERVQPPTMTKIVAKLEERGLVQRTPHPTDGRQVILAATEGGRAVLDQFERARNEWLASRLAALGEEERDTLRRAAEILQQLARA